In Desulfobacterales bacterium, a single window of DNA contains:
- a CDS encoding glycosyltransferase codes for MPKVSVIIPTFNRAWAVKKAIDSVLAQDFKNFELIVVDDGSYDSTKEILKSYGDKIITITQDNTGVSSARNKGIKLSQSEFISFLDSDDIWLPQKLSEQIKFFDLNPEALICQTEEIWIRNGVRVNPKNKHKKLSGMIFEQSLELCLISPSSVMLKKSLLEEIGLFDESLPACEDYDLWLRVTCRYPVHLIEKDCLFKYGGHYDQLSRQPCLDSYRIKAIEKILKSGLSDEYYKAALYVLHKKCSIYSKGCLKHGNIEEAFYYQKISNNFKM; via the coding sequence ATGCCAAAAGTAAGCGTAATAATCCCTACATTTAATAGAGCATGGGCGGTAAAAAAAGCAATTGATTCCGTCCTTGCCCAAGATTTTAAAAATTTCGAGCTTATAGTAGTTGATGACGGATCCTATGATAGCACAAAAGAAATTTTAAAATCCTATGGCGATAAAATAATAACTATAACACAGGATAATACAGGTGTTAGCTCTGCTCGTAATAAAGGTATAAAATTATCCCAAAGCGAATTCATATCTTTTTTAGATTCAGATGATATTTGGTTGCCTCAAAAACTTTCAGAACAAATAAAATTTTTTGATTTAAATCCAGAAGCTTTAATTTGTCAAACAGAGGAAATATGGATACGAAATGGAGTAAGAGTAAATCCTAAAAATAAGCATAAAAAATTATCAGGAATGATTTTTGAGCAATCCCTTGAACTTTGCCTTATAAGTCCATCTTCTGTGATGCTAAAAAAAAGTCTACTCGAAGAAATAGGCCTATTCGATGAAAGCTTGCCAGCTTGTGAAGATTATGATTTATGGCTCAGGGTAACTTGCAGATATCCAGTTCATCTAATTGAAAAAGATTGTCTATTTAAATATGGGGGACATTATGATCAACTATCAAGACAGCCATGCCTTGATAGTTATAGAATTAAAGCTATAGAAAAAATATTGAAAAGCGGATTATCAGATGAGTATTATAAAGCCGCTCTATATGTGCTTCATAAAAAATGTTCGATTTATTCTAAAGGCTGTCTAAAACACGGAAACATAGAGGAAGCTTTTTATTATCAAAAAATAAGTAATAATTTCAAAATGTAA